The following are encoded together in the Robertmurraya sp. FSL R5-0851 genome:
- the zapA gene encoding cell division protein ZapA, with protein sequence MNGGNAVSEAEKKRTTVEIYGQQYVIVGNESVEHVRLVASLVNNKMREIGQKNPSLDSTKLAVLTAVNAVNDYLKIKDHLDRLESELKK encoded by the coding sequence ATGAATGGGGGCAATGCTGTGTCTGAAGCAGAAAAGAAGCGCACAACAGTTGAAATATACGGGCAACAGTATGTAATTGTAGGTAATGAAAGTGTTGAACATGTTCGATTGGTTGCCTCTTTGGTAAACAATAAAATGCGCGAAATCGGTCAGAAGAATCCCTCACTCGATAGTACAAAGCTTGCAGTTCTTACAGCAGTAAATGCTGTAAATGATTATCTGAAAATAAAGGATCATCTTGACCGCTTAGAAAGTGAACTAAAGAAGTAA
- a CDS encoding CvpA family protein, whose protein sequence is MLNIAIIIILLIGLLVGLRRGFILQFIHLTGFIIAFIVAKVYYSELAPKLTLWIPYPSFGDASNLQIIFSEGNMEDAYYRGIAFVAIFFAVKIILQIIGSMLDFVSNLPILKTFNRWAGGILGFLEVYLLLFIILYIAALLPIEAVQSPLASSSVAKGIVENTPFLSNFVKELWG, encoded by the coding sequence ATGCTAAATATTGCCATTATCATTATATTATTAATAGGATTACTTGTTGGACTTCGTAGAGGGTTTATCCTTCAATTTATTCATCTTACTGGCTTCATTATTGCATTTATTGTTGCAAAGGTCTATTATTCCGAACTTGCTCCTAAATTAACCCTTTGGATTCCATATCCAAGCTTCGGTGATGCATCAAATTTACAAATCATCTTTTCAGAAGGAAATATGGAGGATGCATATTACCGTGGAATTGCTTTTGTAGCTATTTTCTTTGCAGTTAAGATTATTCTACAAATAATTGGAAGTATGCTAGATTTTGTTTCCAATCTACCAATTTTAAAGACTTTTAATCGTTGGGCTGGAGGTATACTTGGATTTTTAGAGGTCTATTTACTTCTGTTTATCATTTTATACATAGCAGCACTTCTACCAATTGAAGCCGTGCAATCTCCTTTAGCTAGTTCTTCTGTGGCAAAGGGGATAGTTGAAAATACCCCATTTTTATCTAATTTTGTGAAAGAGCTTTGGGGATAA
- the rnhC gene encoding ribonuclease HIII has product MSQVVLKQSGEQIKKMQEYYQQSISPKIPPGGVFAAKLSGCSITAYKSGKVLFQGPSCEMEAKKWGAADQPPNKKTPKPSPNKSHLPEHFESLSVVGSDEVGTGDFFGPITVVATYVNKQHIPLLRELGVKDSKGLKDEQISAIAKEIKHVIPYSLLTLHNEKYNQLQQSGMSQGKLKALLHNQAIGHVLNKIAPEKPDAILIDQFAKEDVYYQYLKGQKVIHRENVFFSTKGESVHLAVAAASILARYAFVQHFENLSKEAGFVIPKGAGAQVDVAAAKLIKAKGKESLPHFVKLHFANTEKAWKLITKKQ; this is encoded by the coding sequence ATGAGTCAAGTTGTATTAAAACAGTCTGGGGAACAAATAAAGAAGATGCAGGAATACTACCAACAAAGCATTTCACCTAAAATCCCACCCGGTGGAGTTTTTGCAGCAAAATTGTCCGGTTGCTCCATAACCGCATATAAGTCAGGTAAAGTGCTTTTTCAAGGTCCTTCATGTGAGATGGAAGCAAAGAAATGGGGTGCTGCGGATCAACCTCCAAACAAAAAGACTCCGAAACCTTCACCAAATAAAAGCCATCTACCTGAGCATTTTGAGTCTCTTTCTGTAGTTGGATCGGATGAGGTAGGTACTGGCGATTTCTTTGGACCAATTACTGTTGTTGCAACTTATGTTAATAAACAGCATATCCCCCTATTAAGAGAGCTGGGCGTAAAGGATTCAAAAGGTCTGAAGGATGAGCAAATTTCAGCGATTGCAAAGGAAATTAAGCATGTGATTCCTTATAGCCTATTAACTTTACATAATGAAAAATACAATCAGCTTCAGCAGTCTGGAATGTCACAAGGAAAGTTAAAAGCGCTGTTGCATAACCAAGCCATTGGACATGTACTGAATAAAATTGCACCAGAAAAGCCTGATGCCATCCTAATCGATCAGTTTGCAAAAGAAGATGTGTATTATCAGTATCTTAAAGGGCAAAAAGTCATTCACCGTGAAAATGTCTTTTTCTCAACAAAAGGAGAAAGTGTTCACTTAGCTGTTGCAGCCGCATCCATTCTAGCTCGTTATGCATTTGTTCAGCACTTTGAAAATCTTTCAAAGGAGGCTGGATTTGTCATTCCAAAAGGAGCAGGTGCCCAAGTAGACGTAGCCGCAGCTAAATTGATTAAAGCAAAGGGAAAAGAAAGCCTTCCACATTTTGTTAAACTACATTTTGCTAATACAGAAAAAGCATGGAAACTGATTACGAAAAAACAATGA